One region of Zingiber officinale cultivar Zhangliang chromosome 7B, Zo_v1.1, whole genome shotgun sequence genomic DNA includes:
- the LOC122006981 gene encoding probable beta-1,4-xylosyltransferase IRX14, which produces MKQSAVQQSNRRAYPRSSAGDGGGVAAPADGSVFKSPGVIFWPAFHVLCCLVSAAAGFRFSRLLFLLLFSPLAPSSSSSFPRQHLRLPLVRQQPATALPSLLPPPAVLPPPPPPNSKSLASSRVVVGRHGIRVRPWPHPDPAEVARAHEILARVQQEQRLQYGVKDPRPILVVTPTYARTFQALHLTGLLHSLMLVPHPLTWLVVEAGGLSNETSAILSSSLVPVLQLPFREQMPVVWSDRHRLEARMRLYALRVIRERRLDGIVLFADDSNVHTMELFDEIQKVEWMGAVSVGILAHSAAPETPSRKQQREGDKENSHLPIQGPACNSSGHLIGWHTFNTLPYAKKAAIFVGEGVIVLPSKLEWSGFVINSRLLWKEAEGKPNWVRDLDDVGINGEEIESPLDLLKDATLVEPLGNCGKKVMLWWLRAEARYDSKFPTRWVIDPRLEIIVPAKRTPWPEAPPDLVFQQMADDEEHTREHVSKKSKSSRSKNSYRKKKKREANVNTQVSDLSIADVK; this is translated from the exons ATGAAGCAGTCGGCGGTTCAGCAGAGCAACCGCCGTGCGTACCCTCGATCCTCCGCCGGGGACGGCGGGGGCGTTGCCGCGCCAGCTGACGGGTCCGTTTTCAAGTCTCCTGGAGTCATCTTCTGGCCTGCCTTCCACGTTCTCTGCTGCCTTGTCTCCGCCGCCGCCGGATTCCGATTCTCCCGCCTCCTTTTCCTCCTCCTCTTTTCTCCTCTcgctccctcctcctcctcctccttcccccGCCAGCACCTTCGCCTCCCCCTTGTCCGCCAGCAACCCGCCACCGCCCTTCCCTCCTTGCTGCCACCGCCCGCAGTCCTGCCTCCGCCGCCCCCGCCCAACTCCAAATCCCTCGCTTCTAGCCGCGTCGTTGTCGGTCGCCACGGAATCCGAGTGCGGCCCTGGCCGCATCCAGACCCTGCCGAGGTCGCGCGCGCCCATGAGATCCTCGCCCGAGTACAGCAGGAGCAGCGCCTACAATATGGAGTGAAGGATCCCCGCCCCATTCTCGTCGTCACGCCGACCTATGCCCGCACCTTCCAAGCCCTCCATCTCACCGGACTCCTCCACTCTCTCATGCTTGTCCCGCACCCCCTCACCTGGCTCGTCGTTGAGGCCGGCGGTCTCTCCAACGAGACTTCCGCGATCCTCTCCAGCTCCCTCGTTCCCGTCCTTCAACTCCCCTTTCGCGAGCAGATGCCAGTTGTCTGGAGCGACAGACACCGCCTCGAAGCCCGGATGCGCCTCTACGCCCTCAG AGTTATCCGGGAGCGAAGATTGGACGGGATCGTCCTGTTCGCAGATGACAGCAACGTCCACACCATGGAGCTCTTCGACGAGATCCAGAAGGTGGAGTGGATGGGCGCGGTATCGGTCGGAATTCTAGCGCATTCAGCGGCTCCCGAGACTCCATCGCGGAAGCAGCAGCGGGAGGGAGACAAGGAAAACTCGCATTTGCCGATCCAAGGTCCGGCCTGCAACTCCTCGGGCCACTTGATCGGCTGGCACACCTTCAACACCTTACCGTATGCGAAAAAAGCTGCCATCTTCGTGGGCGAAGGAGTGATTGTGTTGCCTTCGAAGCTCGAATGGTCTGGTTTTGTGATTAACTCGAGATTATTATGGAAGGAGGCGGAGGGGAAGCCCAATTGGGTTCGAGATCTTGATGATGTTGGGATAAACGGGGAGGAGATCGAGAGCCCACTTGATTTGCTGAAGGATGCGACGTTAGTTGAGCCACTAGGTAACTGCGGGAAGAAGGTTATGCTATGGTGGCTCCGAGCTGAAGCACGTTATGATAGCAAGTTCCCTACTAG ATGGGTGATAGATCCTCGTTTGGAGATAATTGTTCCTGCAAAACGAACTCCTTGGCCTGAGGCACCTCCCGACCTCGTGTTTCAACAGATGGCAGATGATGAAGAGCACACCAGAGAGCATGTTTCAAAGAAAAGTAAGTCTTCTAGGTCTAAGAATAGCTATAGAAAGAAAAAGAAGCGCGAGGCTAATGTAAATACACAAGTTTCAGATTTGTCCATTGCGGACGTGAAATGA